The Spirochaetota bacterium genome contains the following window.
AAGAGGCAGCGCCAGTAATCCAGACGAAGGCAATGATGATTTTTACAGTAACTATCGCCCAATTATTTTTGTATGAATAGATATATGCATATGTGCACATTAATACAAACAAAATTGCAAGGATGTCAAACATATAGGTGAACGGGCTGCATGATATTCCCAGTATATACTGGTATGTGTGCAGTATTGCAGCAGACACCGCACACGTGGCTGCAATTGAGGGTACACCAAAGCGCACAATATGTTTATTATAATCGTCCCACCTTGTACACAACACCTACCGAAATTCCGCCTTCTATTTTTGTTGATGACTCGCCCATGCCAAAGCTGCCGTACTGGGCGTATATGTCTATTAACGTTTTTATTTCTGATGAAAGAGTAAAGAGTGAACAAAAAGAGATGTTTGCACCGGCACCACCGTTGTAATCAGCTGAAGCTGGTGGCAAATCTAAATAAAGCCCAAGACCTATGCCAGGCTGATACACATTGGAAAGCGGATAAAAATATTTTCCTTTGACTGTTGCAAGCGGATGCCCCACTGACAGGTCAGGTGTGCTATTGGATGAATACTGCATGTAGGTCAGTGAAAACTCGCCGGCAAACTGATGGACAAAAATTGTTGTAACAATACCACCACCGTAAACAGTACCTTTGCTTTTGACTTTTCCTTGCTGGTTATTAATCCAGCTCTCATAATTAATAGAATTGGTGCCACCCTGGGCAATGACTCCAATATATGTAAAGAACAATTCCTGAGCACACACCAATGTTGCTGGGAAAATAATATATGCTATAGTGATTGCAACGAGAAAAATTTTTTTATTATATTTTGCTTTCACCCATTTCCTCTGTCACTGGATGTTTAAAGGATTTTTAACAGCCTGTGCACTTGTTGGCGGCTTAAAGTCAAAGTACCCTGCCGGTATATTTTCCCCGGCAATCAGGTTTGATAATGTATAGCTGGTTGAATCACCCTGCTTGTCTTTTAAGATTAATTTTTTCAGTAAAAAATTTGCATCAGTCACTATGACTATTTCAGGATATGGCTTGTCAAAGCTTCTGAGTTTAATGGTGTATCCATTTGGTCCCTGTGAAGCCAGTAGTGCATTGTAGCCAGAAACAATGGCTGCTATGCCACCAGAATATCCTTCACCAACATCCTGCACCCCACAAACATTTGATGATTTATCATATACCCACAATTTCTTGCCGTTGGTAACTATTGTCTTACCACCGGGGGCAGTTAGGTTTATATAGAGCTTATCGGGGGCTTTGTATTTAAATGTCCCGGTATAAGTAAATCCGTTTGAAGTAGTCCAGGATATGGTGCCGCTTAATGTTGAGATGCTTCGCATCTTTTGCTGAAAACGCACAACCGCTTCTTCACCGGTCAGGGCAAATGCATATGCTGTCATTATCAACACTGTTAAACAAACTATTGCTTTTTTCATTTTTATCACCAACAATGGTAGTATTGTCTTTATTATATAGTACGCTTTAAATAAAAAAAATAAAAAAATTTTTTAACCCGGTAGGTGCAAATAGCCATTTTTCCCTATTTGAAATATTCCTCATTAACGCGCACAATGAATGGCAGATGGCGGTATTCATATGCAGCATCAATTCCATATCCTGCCACCCACACGTCAGGCACGGTAAAGCCAATGTAATCAATTTCAAGCTGCTTGCGAATATTCTGCACTTCACGAGATGGATTGTCAAGGCGTTTGTACAGCAAGCTGCATATTTTTAAACTTTTAGCATTGCGTTCATGCAGCAGATAATTTTTTAGCCACGACAGGGTGAATCCCTGGTCGGCTATATCTTCAACCAGTAGCAAATTGCGCCCTTCAATATGTTTGGGCGATAGCTCCAGTGTTACTGCCCGGTAATGTTCACCACTTGCTTTTATGGTTTTATCGTATACGCTGGTTTTTATGCAATGGATGCTTGCATTGATACCACCCTGTCGGAAGATTGCACGCGACAGATCAGATGTGAAGATAAATGAACCAGTTAATACCAGCAATATGTCTATATGCCGCGAGTGATTCAAATCGCGGACAATGTCCTGTGCAAGTGCACTGACCCTATTGTGAATGCACAGTTCGCTTATTAGCAGCGAATGGAGCTTTGGTTCATTTTTAATAAGCGACTGTATGCCTGATAACTGGTTTATTTCGGAACTATCGCACACACCTTCTACAGGTACATCAATAATGGTAGCATAATTAGAAACAGGAATTGCCATACTGCATCCTTACAAGATAATTTATATACGATACTATTTACTATAAAGATACATTGATGAACTGTTGCGACTCTCCTCGTTGAAAGAGGAGCTCACATTTATTCAATTACTAATTAATACATCTTTATTCAGAGATACATTATAATCGTGACATATTGGATGTGTTTAAATTGTTGTAAGATATAATAATAGTCAACTGTTTTATTGTAAATCGTAATACTTCTTTTACGAGTGCATAGTTAAAAGCAGGAGGATATGATTGGTTGTTGGTGAGATTTTATTAAGGCTCTGACCCCACCAGGGA
Protein-coding sequences here:
- a CDS encoding outer-membrane lipoprotein carrier protein LolA, giving the protein MKKAIVCLTVLIMTAYAFALTGEEAVVRFQQKMRSISTLSGTISWTTSNGFTYTGTFKYKAPDKLYINLTAPGGKTIVTNGKKLWVYDKSSNVCGVQDVGEGYSGGIAAIVSGYNALLASQGPNGYTIKLRSFDKPYPEIVIVTDANFLLKKLILKDKQGDSTSYTLSNLIAGENIPAGYFDFKPPTSAQAVKNPLNIQ
- a CDS encoding phosphoribosyltransferase family protein — protein: MAIPVSNYATIIDVPVEGVCDSSEINQLSGIQSLIKNEPKLHSLLISELCIHNRVSALAQDIVRDLNHSRHIDILLVLTGSFIFTSDLSRAIFRQGGINASIHCIKTSVYDKTIKASGEHYRAVTLELSPKHIEGRNLLLVEDIADQGFTLSWLKNYLLHERNAKSLKICSLLYKRLDNPSREVQNIRKQLEIDYIGFTVPDVWVAGYGIDAAYEYRHLPFIVRVNEEYFK